The Pedobacter ginsengisoli region AGAGATTCAAAATACCTAGGTATTCATGGGGATGCAATCAATCCTGTAGCTACTTTACTCAGAAACCAACCTTACAACAAGAGCAATGATCTTCAGTCTGTTACAGAGCTTTCCGTATCAGAAGTTATAAAAGGATTAACAGTGCTTTCGCGTTTTTCTTATCGTCAAACCAATTCATTGTATAAAAACTTTGAACCAAGAAGAACTGAGCCTGGTAAACCGAACGACCAAAATACTTTAAGTTATTCTACAAATAAAGGCTATACATGGATCTGGGAAAATACCGCAAATTATAGCCGTGTTTTTAACAGACATACCATTGGTGCAATGGTTTCAACCACAGCACAGGAAAACGGAGCACGCGGATTCAGTGCAGGTGCCAAAGGTTTCGACAATGAAAAAGACTGGGCGCAATTCTTCATAAATGCAGGTATCTTTGATCAGATAAAACCAGCTGATTATGATTATGCTGATCGCAATATTTCATACGTAGGAAGGCTTTCTTATAGCTGGGCCGACAGGTATTTCCTTACAGGAAGCTATCGTTACGACAATGCCGGGCGTTTAGCTGCCAGCAATCGCTTAAGAGGTTTCCCTGCAGTTACCGCAGCATGGAAAATCAGTTCCGAGCCATTCTTTGATCTACCTGCAGTGAATCTATTTAAATTACGAGCAAGTTGGGGAAGAGTCGGAAATCTTAGTTCTATTCCACTTTATTACGGCTATCTGCCTTTGGCCTCTAATTACACTTATCAGGTTGGTAACGGCGCGCCTCAAACCAATGCCATGTATGTAGGGAGTCTTTATAACCCAAATCTTTCATGGGAAACATCTGAGCAATATGACCTTGGTGCTGATTTAAGTTTATTCAATAATAAATTAAGTATTACAGCCGATTATTTTAACAAACTAACCTTCGACCTAATTAAAAATCAGGATACCGAATGGACAAACACTTTCGGATTTGGAGCTCCTACAATAAACCAGGGCCGAATCAGAAATACAGGTTTTGAAGTTGCGGCCAACTGGAAAAACAATGCAGGTGCCTTAACCTATGATGTTGGTGCTAATATAGCCACACTAAAAAACAGAGTTGATTATATTGATCAAAACCCAAATTCTTACTGGGCTTATGGCGATAGCTGGAGAGGGGTATTAACGCCATACAGATCCGTAGTAGGCCAGCCTGCCTATTCTTATTGGTTAATCAAAAACGAAGGCATTTTCCAGTCAGATGCAGAAGCAAATGCCTATGTTAAAGATGGCAAAAAAATCCAGCCTGAAGCTAAAGCAGGAGATTTAAAGTTCAGAGACTTAAATAACGATGGAAAAATTGATGATGCCGACCGCTCATACATGGGAAGTGCTTTCCCTAAAATAACTTACGGTTTCACAACCAACCTTGCCTGGAAAAACTTCGATTTCAGCTTGTTCTTACAAGGTGTAAGTGGTGCAAAATTATTCCACGCATTTAAACAATCTACATTAAATGGATCTGAACAGGGATACAACAGATGGGACAAGATCCTTGATGCATGGTCTCCTACAAACACTGGCTCCGATATTCCAAAAATCTCGGCAAGTGACAAAAATAAAAACTTCCAGACACCATCAGACTGGTATCTAGAAAGTGGCGATTATTTGCGTATAAAAAGTGTCCTTTTGGGTTACACTTTCGCTAAAATGCCTTTCAACGGTAGCTTAAGGGTATTTGTTAGTGCCGACAACCTGTTAACCTTCACCAATTATTCAGGCATGGACCCTGAAGTTGGGGGCGTAGGACTTGATGGCGGTCAATACCCTTTATCACGCATTTATTCACTTGGACTAAAACTTAAATTCTGATTAAATCAACACAATCATGAAAAAGAAAATTAATTATACTTTTATTCTGCTCTTATTATTATCAGTAAGTGCGTGTAAAAAAGGCTGGGTCGACACCAAACCTAATGGCTCACCTACTACTGCATTTTTCTGGAAAAGCGAAGACGACATCATAAAAGCCACAGCTGCACTTTATGTACCCATGCGCTACGAATCAACCTGGGGAAGAGATCTTTTTTGGGTCCAAAATGCAAGTGACGATCTTGTTGTCGGTAGAACTAAAGCCGATGCAGAGAACATCAAAAACTTTATCCCTACGGGAAGAGAAGGATACCTGAGCAGTGGCTGGAATGACCTTTACTGGATGGTCAATAAAGCCAACGAAGCCATAAAAAATATCCCTACTGTAACCGCAGCCAGCGAATCAGTTCGCAACAGAGCCCTCGGAGAAGCGTACTTTGTACGTGGTTTTGCTCATTTCTGGATCGCTTATATTTGGGGACATAAAGATCAGGGCGTTCCGTTTGAAGCTGTCGAAAACCCTGAATATGGTAAACGTATACCACCACAATTAAAATCGGTTACCGACAACTATGCACAGGTCATTGCCGATTTACAAAAAGCTTCTGAGTTGCTTCCATTATTTGAAACCTATGGCGATGCTGATCGTGGCAGGGCGCACAAGGCAGCTGCATGGGGATATATGGTAAAAGCCTATGCATATTGGGCACAATACGACAAAACCAAATGGCAGCCGATTCCAGATCTTTGCGATAAAATTAAAAACGAAGGTCACAGAGCGCTAATCACAGGCAAAGAAAATGGAAAAACCAATTATCGCAGTGTGTTTACAATCGACAACAACTGGAGCTCTGAATACATGTGGTCTGTTACCTCTGGCGTACAGGGAGGTTCTGAATTTCCGGGTGTAATACTCGAAAACAAAGGCTGGGGCGTTTTCAATGGCTGGGGATATTTCCAACCTACATTGGAATTGTACAATGAATATGAAGCAAACGATCCACGCCGTGAAGTTACCATCTTAAAATTTGGCGACAAGTTCACTTTCTTCGGTCAGGAAAGATCATACTACTCTACCAATAGTCTTTCAGGTTTTCAGATCAACAAATACATGGAGCCTTACAGCTACGGAACTGATGGAAATGCAGGTACCAACACCAAAATAAATCCTAGTGGCGATTATCCAACCACCATGCTTAACCTTTCTTTAATGCGCTACGCGGAAATTTTATTATTTAAAGCAGAAGCACTAATAGAATTAGGCAAAAGTGGTGATGCTGCCGTTCCTTTAAACGAAATCAGATCAAGAGTTGGGCTATCTTCTATAAGTAATCCAACCCTAAACGATTTAAAACATGAGCGTCGTGTTGAATTGGCTTGTGAATGGACCGACCGTTTGGCCGATCTTAAAAGATGGGGAGACTTTGCAAAAATTAATGCACCTCTTCACGGACAGAATCACTCCAATAAAACCGATCCCAATTCACCATTTACTGTAAATGAAATATGGCCGGCACGTAATTTCAATCCGGCAAGACATATGGCATGGCCAATAAATCCAGACGAAATTTCCAGAAGTAACGGTGCTTACAAACAAACACCGGGCTGGTAAACCAGCAACACAGTCAAAAGGGTGTCCGAAATTACCGGACACCCTTTTGCTTTTATTAAAATCATCAGCAACCTAACAAAACCATTTGTTAGATTTACATAACTGATCTGCATTTAGATCCAACAAATAGATCAAATCAATGCTAAACGTACATAAATGCAATACCAACCATATTGCAAACAAGAACAGATTAGAATGAAAACAAAAAACCTTATCCAAAAAATCATCAAAACAAGTCTCTTTGTGCTTTTACTATCCGCAGGGGCTACCTATTCCCAGGCTCAGCAGGCTGCCAGCAACGAAGCTAAGTACAACTTATCCAACGCCCATTCTCATAACGATTATGAAAATGACATCCCCTTTCAAAGGGCCTTTCAAAAAGGATTTGGCTCTATCGAGGCCGATATATTCCCGGTAAACAACGAATTGCTTGTTGCACATAGTAAAGAACACCTCGACCCAGCAATTACCCTATACGGCACCTACCTTAAACCGGCAATAGCAGCCTTGCAAAAAGATCCCAATCGCAAGCTTCATTTACTAATCGACATTAAAGAGAATTATCCCGTTGCTTTGGCCATCCTGGTTAAGCAGCTGGATCCTCATAAAGATATCCTTAAAACAAGCACACATGCCGGCCAACTAACCATTACTATAAGCGGGTCACGCCCAAAACCAAAGGACTATAAAAACTACCCCGATTATATCTATTTTGATGGCGAATGGCCGTTAGAACATACGCCAGAGGAATCAAAACATGTAGAACTAGTCAGTTTCCCTTTCACCGCCTACAGCAAATGGAATGGAAAAGGTAGATTAGAACATGCCGACTACACCAGGGTTAAAGGCCTTATTGATAGTGTACATGCAGAAGGGAAAAAGATCCGCTTTTGGGCTACGCCCGATACAAAAAGCAGCTGGCTGGCGCTAATGAACCTTCATGCCGACTTAATAGGAACCGACGCAGTCGAATCACTTGGCAACTTCATAAAAGACCTGTCTAAAAATATTTATATTAATAAAGAAATCCATGAAACTTACCAGCCAACCTATCAGTCCGATGGGAAAAACGGAAAAATAAAAAAC contains the following coding sequences:
- a CDS encoding RagB/SusD family nutrient uptake outer membrane protein, producing the protein MKKKINYTFILLLLLSVSACKKGWVDTKPNGSPTTAFFWKSEDDIIKATAALYVPMRYESTWGRDLFWVQNASDDLVVGRTKADAENIKNFIPTGREGYLSSGWNDLYWMVNKANEAIKNIPTVTAASESVRNRALGEAYFVRGFAHFWIAYIWGHKDQGVPFEAVENPEYGKRIPPQLKSVTDNYAQVIADLQKASELLPLFETYGDADRGRAHKAAAWGYMVKAYAYWAQYDKTKWQPIPDLCDKIKNEGHRALITGKENGKTNYRSVFTIDNNWSSEYMWSVTSGVQGGSEFPGVILENKGWGVFNGWGYFQPTLELYNEYEANDPRREVTILKFGDKFTFFGQERSYYSTNSLSGFQINKYMEPYSYGTDGNAGTNTKINPSGDYPTTMLNLSLMRYAEILLFKAEALIELGKSGDAAVPLNEIRSRVGLSSISNPTLNDLKHERRVELACEWTDRLADLKRWGDFAKINAPLHGQNHSNKTDPNSPFTVNEIWPARNFNPARHMAWPINPDEISRSNGAYKQTPGW
- a CDS encoding SusC/RagA family TonB-linked outer membrane protein → MLQGKVPGVTAINNGGHPNGSPSITIRGTGSRENNSNVLYVVDGVLGAPYNPADIESITILKDAASAAIYGAFSGSGGVILITTRQAAQGKPSVEYSGFTGIKNAWRLPQSLTAADEAKVSNLAYTNAGLDPLGGWDAKLNPYAQVTRTDWVDEIFRTGLIQRHNVSINAGTEKFSNLIQGRYEKEEGTLLNTYNKNLSLRFNSNYQFNKNIKLRQELFWNNNDNRGTDASSGYSGSILSAIYMPRSATPYYEDGTFGGVGPRDSKYLGIHGDAINPVATLLRNQPYNKSNDLQSVTELSVSEVIKGLTVLSRFSYRQTNSLYKNFEPRRTEPGKPNDQNTLSYSTNKGYTWIWENTANYSRVFNRHTIGAMVSTTAQENGARGFSAGAKGFDNEKDWAQFFINAGIFDQIKPADYDYADRNISYVGRLSYSWADRYFLTGSYRYDNAGRLAASNRLRGFPAVTAAWKISSEPFFDLPAVNLFKLRASWGRVGNLSSIPLYYGYLPLASNYTYQVGNGAPQTNAMYVGSLYNPNLSWETSEQYDLGADLSLFNNKLSITADYFNKLTFDLIKNQDTEWTNTFGFGAPTINQGRIRNTGFEVAANWKNNAGALTYDVGANIATLKNRVDYIDQNPNSYWAYGDSWRGVLTPYRSVVGQPAYSYWLIKNEGIFQSDAEANAYVKDGKKIQPEAKAGDLKFRDLNNDGKIDDADRSYMGSAFPKITYGFTTNLAWKNFDFSLFLQGVSGAKLFHAFKQSTLNGSEQGYNRWDKILDAWSPTNTGSDIPKISASDKNKNFQTPSDWYLESGDYLRIKSVLLGYTFAKMPFNGSLRVFVSADNLLTFTNYSGMDPEVGGVGLDGGQYPLSRIYSLGLKLKF